A single window of Lepeophtheirus salmonis chromosome 2, UVic_Lsal_1.4, whole genome shotgun sequence DNA harbors:
- the LOC121113680 gene encoding beta-hexosaminidase subunit beta isoform X2: MLSNSSRNKATIRNRNFPLFNRTIPLFLIKSPHHKKENYILTPNMNEEYEVQISSYGSGAIISQSVWGLLRGMESLAQMMYLNKYQIFINRTYIRDFPRFPYRALMLDTARHFLSKKVILENLDLMEMNKLNVFHWHMTDTESFPFRSDKFPNMSRYGAYDSETHVYSVSDVREIIQEAELRGIRIIPEFDIPGHTRSWGEGNPDLLTTCYDSSGEPTNIKGPINPVLASTYNFLHDIFEEILNLFKDDYVMLGGDEVPIKCWSSNPNINEVLVSWNAQGQYRQLEYFFVARMMDIMQKIKSSTEIMVWEEVFTSGYLDRVHTIVNAWKDWGPGWKRLLSDATSKGYRAVLTAPWYLNYADYGSDWVKRYEIEPLDFLGDESQYHYVLGGGACAWGEYLTSRDLIPRIWPRASAVAERLWSDKNVRDIKSAAKRLQEHECRMLGRGFPVGSANGAGYCPGIEEL; encoded by the exons ATGTTAAGTAATTCTTCTAGGAATAAAGCCACCATAAGAAATAGGAactttccattatttaatagaaCTATTCCGTTATTTCTGATCAAATCTCCACAccataagaaagaaaattatatattgactCCTAACATGAATGAAGAGT atgaagTACAAATCTCAAGTTATGGAAGCGGAGCTATCATTTCTCAATCTGTTTGGGGTTTATTGCGTGGAATGGAGTCTCTTGCACAAATgatgtatttgaataaatatcag atattCATAAATAGAACGTATATACGGGATTTTCCAAGGTTTCCTTACAGAGCACTTATGTTGGATACAGCTCGtcatttcttatcaaaaaaggTCATTCTTGAAAATTTGGACCTTATGGAAATGAACAAACTGAATGTTTTTCATTGGCATATGACTGACACCGAATCTTTTCCATTTCGAAGTGATAAGTTCCCAAATATGAGTCGATATGGAGCCTATGATTCTGAAACACATGTTTATTCTGTTAGTGATGTCAGAGAAATTATACAAGAAGCGGAATTGCGAGGAATAAGAATAATTCCTGAATTTGATATCCCTGGCCATACACGTTCATGGGGAGAAGGCAATCCGGATTTACTTACAACATGCTATGATAGCTCAGGAGAGCCGACTAATATTAAAGGACCCATAAATCCTGTCCTTGCCTCAACATATAACTTTCTAcatgatatttttgaagagattttaaatcttttcaaGGATGATTACGTTATGCTGGGTGGAGATGAGGTTCCCATCAAATGCTG GAGTAGTAATCCAAACATTAATGAAGTATTAGTATCATGGAATGCTCAAGGACAATACAGGCAGCTAGAATACTTCTTCGTAGCCCGAATGATGGATATCatgcaaaaaatcaaatctaGTACAGAAATCATGG TATGGGAAGAAGTATTTACAAGTGGATATTTGGACAGGGTTCACACAATTGTAAACGCTTGGAAAGATTGGGGGCCTGGATGGAAGAGATTATTATCTGATGCGACTTCCAAAGGATATCGAGCCGTTCTTACTGCTCCTTGGTACTTAAATTATGCCGATTACGGTTCTGATTGGGTTAAACGCTATGAGATTGAACCTTTGGACTTTCTAGGTGATGAAAGTCAGTATCATTATGTTTTAGGTGGTGGA gcCTGTGCTTGGGGTGAATACTTAACTTCAAGAGATTTAATCCCTCGAATTTGGCCCAGGGCATCTGCTGTTGCAGAACGATTATGGTCTGATAAAAATGTTAGGGATATAAAATCAGCCGCAAAACGTCTTCAGGAACATGAGTGCAGAATGTTGGGAAGAGGGTTTCCCGTTGGATCAGCCAACGGTGCTGGATATTGTCCAGGAATAGAAGAACTTTAA